Genomic segment of Arachis hypogaea cultivar Tifrunner chromosome 16, arahy.Tifrunner.gnm2.J5K5, whole genome shotgun sequence:
tatttagttgaCAAATTAAAAGGACTAACATTTAGAATTTAAATACATTTATGATTATTAACTATGAtgctttaattatttatatttagaattgttcatatcaatttaaattaaatagcATTTAATTGTTATAACTTACTAAATCTTTAGTAATGGTAAATAAGTAGTAATCAATAATTCAAATTGTTTGTGGTCGAagtagttaataaattattttagtcTTGTAAAGAAAAATATACACGTATTTTTGAAGCAGTGAggtaaaaaaatctttattttatatcatattaaacaaatttttagtaaattagataataataataataataataatagtagtagtagtagtagtaataatacCAATATAactgaaaaatagataaataataagatATACTGATACAGCAATAGATAAAATTTTTTGTATGgtattgtttttgaattttagacTCTTATAAAAATAGCATATTTATGAATTAATCcccctaatttttttttaattttttttcatactcAAATCTTTTAAGGTTCTAAACATACTTTCATCACCATAAAAAGTTTCTAGAATCTTATATACCCTAAGACCTGGTCAAAAATAGCATGCATGCATTAAGTTACAAAAGTAATTGACTTACATGTTGGGTCAATTAATGGGATCTATGAATATATATTTGCATATGCAAGACATACTTTTATCATACTAGACTCTTCTTCCTTTATAGTGACGGACATTAAAGTGACTCAAAGAAATTATGCCCGTATGGAAATGAGACTTTGGAGTGAGAAACCCTGTGAAACCTCTTATTTGCGACTAAGTGGAGGAAAGGGACAGTAATGTATAGCTGTAGTAGACTAGTAGTTGATGCTCTTGAAgtaatttctataaaaaaaaatgtttaaaaattaatAGAAATCGGCCGATGAGTCCAAATTtaccaaattttatattttttaattattgtcgaaataattaaataatattaaatgaaATAAGTTTATAACTAGAGATATTAAATGTACAAAACCCCTATTATTAAACACGGAATGACTATTATTTGGGAGCCTATTATTAAACACAAAATGACTAAACCCCTCAAATAATTAAGATTCAAAAATGAGAATTGGTCTGGGttgacaaataataatttatgaattataGATGACTGTATAAAAGATTCAACCATACtatgtgtatattaaaaattaattattaagtaagttatttatataatatatatgttaaaatataaaatatatataaaaaataagttgaatAATACATGTATTCATACATAAATACATTATAGTTAATTTAATAACCAATTTTTGTACATACTTAATATTTTGtttgtatatttatttgttttgaaaatagtTGTATACTTAAGTCTTAGAGGTACTTAAGgaaaaagctttttttttttttttttttaatgtttggcATAATGACAGGGATCACATGGATCACATGGGTAACTAAGAGcatttttattgaacttgagatACTGTAGTCAAGGGTACAAATGAGAATATTATGCAACTTATAAAATGGTACATGGCCTAGCCTATGGTGCCAAAGTACATTGGGATCAGTTTCTAAAACTAATTGTGTTGTTGTTGCAATGCTTAATGTATGTGCCGTTAAGTGAGAATCGTGTGGCTATGCTATTTTGTATAAACTTCCATTGATCTCAGCTGCTCCAATCTTCTTCATTATATGATAGTCCTGGATTTTAcaattaaatttgttaaaaacaaattgacaatcgattgaattaatgAGACTCGAAACTAATATGTGGTTTAAAGCAAAGTCAAATAAGTACAATACATTGGTTAAGTATAGAGAATTAAAAATCTTGACAGTGCCTGAAATTGTAGCAATTAAAATACATTTGTTTGGTAAGTTGATTCTAAATGGACTTATGCATTGAATGCCACTGATAAGTGTGAAAAATTGTAAGTGTAAATGTAACATGTACTGTTGCTCCTGTGTCAATGACCCAGGAAGTTGACCTGATTGGTGCAGGTTTATGTGAGAAAAGTGATCTACCTTCAATGAAATTTGCTGCAAAGGTCTGTGATGGCTGAAAATTTGTGGTCAATGAAAACTGATTGACACTATGATGATTGGTGGCTCCTTACTGTTGCAGTAAGGCTAGTATAGCTTCCTTTTGCTCCAAAGTAAAAGAAACACCTGCATTGTTACTGTCCTTGTACAAATCCAGAGTGTCACTGTCTTCATTCTCATCAATCTCAGCAGTGATGTTGTTAGCAGATTGGATCATCCTTTGCTTGATGTGTGGAGACATACCGTACTTTTTATAGCATGTATCAACTAGATGACCCGTTTTGTCACTGAAGGAACATTGTTTTATATTAGATCTGCCACCTCTAATATCCCTTCCTCGGCCTCGAGGAGTGAGAGAAGGTGTATAATTGGTTTGCCTCTCAACGGCATTGAGTAATGGTTTGGAATCAAATGAATCATTCCCAAGAAGCTGTCTTTCCTGTTGCAGCACGAAGGAAAAAGCAATATCAACTGAAGGTAAAGGCTTCATCATCATTATGTTTGTTCTTGCTGTTGAGTACTGATCATTGAGTCCCCTAAGAAACCTTACGACAAATGTATCTTGGCAATAACTACGCAAGATGCCGATGAGGCTACAGGCGCACGTAGGTGAACATGTGCAGGCAGGACAGGCTGCAAATTTTTTAATTCCTCTCatatcccttttaatttcataaaatagGAAGTGACGGTGAGATCTCCTTGTCTCGTCGAAAACAACTCTTCGTCTAATTCGGCTATGCGGAATACATCTCCATGATAGAATCTTTTCTTCAATTTATCCCAAATATCAGAAGCAACTCCATTCCAAAGTACGCTATTTGCAATCTCTGGGCTTAGCGAGCGAGTAATCCAAAAAACTACTAAATTGTTGCATTTGTCCCAAGCATGGAACACAAGATCATCTTCGGTAGGTTTCGGTAAAGAACCGTCCACAAAACCCAGCTTATTCTTTGATTTTAGTGCTCTTTGCATTGAACGTGACCAAGAACCATATTTTGTGGTATCTAGAACTAAAAGGATCAAGGAGTTACCTGGATATTCACCAGGGTGTAAAAAGAAGGGACTGGAAGGATCCATAATCGGATTCACTGAACTACGCAAGCTTACTGCTTGAATCGCGTTAACCTGAGCTACAATCGTAGCTATTGTATGTAAATCGAGGCCTGAAGTAACGGAACTCGGATTCATTGGGTTCGAATCCATCAAATCGTTACAAGTTCTTTGCAATTGAGGTGATCGATGCCGAAAATCTTCTTCTCTAGAACTCGTGATCGGAACTTATCAACAAGCTAATGGAGCATGCATTGATGATAACGTTCTCATCATCTCTATTGTATGAGttgaagagaagagaggaaagaAAATCAGTAAGAGAATGGAAGAAAAAGACAGATGAATTAGAAGGAGAATGTAGTTGCATTGCAATGGCAATGGCTCATCGCACCATGTTAAAAGTGTGAATCGAAGATTGAGAAAATAGAgatatagagagagaaagagaaaggaaattaTTATTGCTTAGGCATTGATCAAGAATCAGAGAGTTCAACTCCCTTAGAACGAAGGAACTAGCTTATATAAGCCAGCTTCTCATGCAGATTTTCAAACTGACTTTCGAACTAACTTACTCACGTGTCAGTTCCTTTAACTAATGGAAACTGAATTCTAACTAACTTGAAAACTGAATTCTAACTAACTTGGTTAACAATTTATTATATCAGTGACATTTTTCGTTTTAATTGTAATGATGATCATTTGGTGCAAGTGTatgtaattttttcttttttttctcattttttctctgTTCAGTTCCTTTCATGCAGTATAATTCAGGTTGTAAGTTATCAATTTTGTGTCAAAATTAGCAACTTAAGAAAAAATGTCACTGATATAATAAATTGTTATTCAAGTTAGTTAGAATTCAGTTTCCATTAATTAAAGGATCTGACATGTGAGGAAGTTAGTTTGAAAGTCTGCATGAGAAGCTGGCTTATATAAACTACTTCCTTCATTCTAAGAGAGTTAAACTCTCTGATTCTTGATCAATGTCTAAACAATAAtaatctcttttctctttttctatttatatctctattttcttaattttcgattCACACTTTTAACagtaacaataaacaaataatatttttgttttcattacatacttaattgatttttaattattttattatattaacaaaaatattttgtgtatgaacaaaaatatttttatatatagggCGTTGTAAAGCACCCCTCAATCTTGTTATTGATTGAAATCTAAAGAATAAACTAATAAGAGAAATTGTAATAGTAAATGAGTTATTtgaaaaatattaacataaataCTCTAGAatttatactaataatataattttatttttaaaattcaatgattttaaaagtaataaataaacttaaagtaatatattatgtttttttctatctttttttattttagttgaaGCTCTTCtaattttgacatcacactgacaatttaaactaaaatttttttgctGTTATAATAATTCCATCTCGAATTATCTATCAAGTCATTTTGGTGCTTATTTTGATAaacttctaaaaaaaaattttttttgttatctttttttaaaagatcttataaaaaaataaaagtaattttatgtttgggtatctcatacaaaaatatctttttatttatcaattatatttgggtataacgatataaaagtacttttttgtttatttattacataaaaaaatatgaaaacatcttttttgtttttaaaaaaaaagatcttttaaaaaaagatgtaaattacagcttctcaaaaaaaaaattttttatttttttaatgcttttacttttactactaaaaatttatcaaacacatttaaaaataaaaaatatatttttttattaaaaaaatattttttattaaaataataatgccCAAAAAAACAGttgaaatatttttcattttttctagtAAGCTAGTTGGAAAACGCATAAACTTAGTTTAAATATgcaaaattaatgaattttaaTAAGGAGATTCCAAGTAATTAGGTAATGATGCATTGATGCTTGAAATAGCGAGTTAGGAATTAAATATTTGCTATCAGAATTCGAGTGAGATCCAAACGATAAATACTATGAGActtaatttggtaattttttactttttaaaaatagtttataaaatataatttttaaaatataatttttaaaattataacatctgtatttgataaattaaattaaaattattttttaataagtacAAACAATAACAATTAcgtttggtaaaataatttttaaaatttaaaatatcataataaatataaatgtaaGAGTTATATTATATAAGAAAAAGTTTAGGGGCCACCACTTTATTAAAATATGGCCAACACTtgaccattaaaaaaaaaagagagtaatcACAtatcattagatgtaatctcacactattaaaaatattaataatagttaattgatgactaaaaattttaaaatctgttGGTCTCTTAACACTCctcatattatattttttaattctgaTAAATACAAactaactttaaaaaattttattttatgtgtttttaaaaataattttattttttaaaagatacaagcataaatacataatattttttatttaccaaatataaaataaaaaatttatatttttaaaaaacacaa
This window contains:
- the LOC140180078 gene encoding uncharacterized protein, whose amino-acid sequence is MDSNPMNPSSVTSGLDLHTIATIVAQVNAIQAVSLRSSVNPIMDPSSPFFLHPGEYPGNSLILLVLDTTKYGSWSRSMQRALKSKNKLGFVDGSLPKPTEDDLVFHAWDKCNNLVVFWITRSLSPEIANSVLWNGVASDIWDKLKKRFYHGDVFRIAELDEELFSTRQGDLTVTSYFMKLKGI